The Uranotaenia lowii strain MFRU-FL unplaced genomic scaffold, ASM2978415v1 HiC_scaffold_724, whole genome shotgun sequence genome includes the window gaatttttctatcgtgaaatatagaccaaaaaagttggccgtccaccggtgtgatagaatacgaaggtataaaattgaaagcaaccagcgatgccaagagaatttgcttttcagtaattttactgactttttgtattttgaattcaccgtttgaaatttgaaatcaaattcattttacttgatcattaacttgaaatagtagtgccaatatgaaaattttataatttagatgtatgaataagtattgtttaagttataatgcatcccaatattaaactgtattctgcagaattaggagttttgtattggagggcatttgattacacgagttgataaagtttttgaactctttctagaactttcattttcaaagtgataattaaGTAAGTGACAAATAAAAAGTATAGATATTTCAGACACAAGCTGAATTTTACTCCCGATACGACGCCTTAcgtttgatatgattgacacttgtcgaatcaacagcgagggttccgttttctaaagatgatggatccattaaagacggcgttccgaacttgttaccggacattccgacggaatatctttttcaaataaaaaagcgaaacaatttcatactcccgaaaaccgctaaaacaaaacatacaaacagaatttatttattcacccagctatctggcatctctgcgcctcaaaatgtattcgattggcaagggcataaaaaaaattggctgtaaGTTTTAAAGAGTTGATTAACTTCATTGCAATTCGTATCAGTTTAAGTGATGAATGCATTGTTTAAaagtaaaacaatattttctattaaaatcctTAGATTGCTTAATTTCCTCTTTTTTTCCCTTAACCGAGGTTTCAAACATAAGAaagatggcagcaccgaagcgTTTTACGCACGAATACTGTTTTGCAACGCCGGctctatcactcggttcggtgttgtaaattatcgtgtttttctatcaccctcagccaaaaagtgttatacgatgcAAATTTTGCAGcacgaaactgttcgaatatcagattttcccaacaccggtggacggcaaatgtgttgtgatgtgatgtaaaccttcaaaatttccaactccatctcaaccagtgaacttgctctcaaCACGGGCACTTGAtctttttgtatctttttatatttttccagaaaggacaaaataattttgttactgTTGTGGTTCACTTAATCCGTCTGCTGTTATATATAATGTTTGCGGTGTGGTGtggcttccattttttgtttttttgatttgTGTTCGTATTATGTTGATGTCTTGTTTGTGTCGTTTTCTACCTCAGTTTTCCTCAGCAgtgaatttaattttagtttccaCCGGGGTTCATCAAAACGTCATCTGCCTTGttgtttaattaattttttttttcgttccgacTTCGTGTTTACTTAAATACGTAAAAAATGGTAATGTAGATTCCTCAACTTTTTTCTGTGTATCTCGTTGCTAAAAAGCGACAGCTCACATCTTCTTTACAACTTTTATAGTTTGATCAAGTCCAtcaatcgaaaattaaattttctagcTCGAggttttgttttataattttttgctgTTGCTATTTCTGCTCCTCACTCATGACTATCTGCTCCCGccagttaatttatttttcctatttttgagaatatttttccTCTTCCGGATCTTTTAAGTTTAAGCTTCTGGCACACCAAAAAAGTGGCACTATGTAGCTTTTCTTTAATTCAGAGCAATATTTGACAATTGCCTATAATAAAAagaacaaatttctttaaaatcccTAACACGTGCCACACACGCCtttcgttttcaaatttttttaaatcacttttgttGGTTGTTTTGCTTTATCTAACCTTATCGCAAGAACGTGTGTGCGTGAGTttaattcgtttattttccgTTTGCTACCCGCGCAAGACTGGACTGTTGCTGTTTGGCGACATTgtcatattatttttcttttcgtaATGTAGGATATTAGTGGTGAAAATAATTACACAAAATCTGCTCATCACCCAATTAGATTGGGaacttttcaagatttttttctcgtttgtttTTTAATGTGTGTTTTTATCTGTTTCACTTACATTGTTGCTTTGTTGTGAGCTTTACAATTACTATTGTTTCCTCTAAAAATAGGAGTCTTCTGTATATGTTCGTTTTTCTCTTTGTTTCAGTTTCTGTTACAAttaaaacttaaactaaaaTCAAAGGAGAAGCCTTTCTATGGCTCGGAAAATGAGAAGTATCTTTGTGTTTAACGACTATGCACGTGTATAATTTTCCCGTGGGTTTACGTTTTTTACCGGAGAAGGAATTTCTCCAATAACAAAGAAATAAACAATAATTAcagtccatttttttaattcgatcaataaaattttttataataaaaaaaatcctttttacaTGGAAAAATGTTCTTTTCTCCTAAAGATATAAACCTCCAGTGTAATTGGGAATTTTAAAAGCCTTTTTCTCCCTAATCATGGTTCTAGAACTTGTTCTCATTCTACATTCTTGTGTTTTGCTTGATTTCTCCATTCCTGGATCTTTAAGAGTAGATTTTCCTTCACCGGAACTCTCATCCGCGAAAGGGATTCAATTTTATCCTTGCATCACGATAATTTTTTGTAAGGAAGATctagctttgaaaaatacctTGTTTGATTCTCTCGCATCATGACGTTTAGAAAAAGAAATCGATTCCTTCCCTTCTTCGCGAAAAACTTTAGAGACAGAGTTTTGCATCTTGCACTGCAGTGTCCCTTTTCTTCCAGCGAATTTGGTTTTATAACGTTAAATAATTCTTATTGTAGGTAAATAGTATAATATTTCATTTCTCTAATAGTGTTTTCACATATAAAATAAACACTAACAATTGCTTCTAAACTGAGACACAAATTTTGCCCTGTTTATTTATTCTATAATAATTTTACAAGAGCTCATGTGGATCGATCAATCAACCCTTGGTGAGGTTTCAACCGTAGTATTCTGATCCACTGGAATTGATCGGGTATCGATCAATTGAAGAAGAGAAGGAACTAAACGAGTACATTCTTGTTACTATGCATTTGTAGTTACAGTAATTCTGTTGTAGAATTTAACCAACTGTCGTTAGCATGTGTGTGTGTTTATATGAATGATTGTGTGAGTGTATATGTTCGTGAGTGTTAGTGTATAAGCGTCTTCGAATGGGCTTTGATTCACATATTATGTAAACTGTCCGGTATGACTGACTGACTCAAATGTGTCTGTGTGAGTGTAAAAAGTGGTTTGGATGATGATCGGCTACAAAACTATCTCATCATCTCTATTGATGGCAAATCTGCTGATTTACATATTAGCTTAGTGTTTTGTTTTGCCTGCTGCAATTTCCAGTTTGACCATCGTGTTTCAGCATGATAAACTACTAAACTGTCCTTTCCGTTTTTGATCGCATCTCTGTCCACTTCGTctgaattttataataaatagtTTATCTTTAACTTGCATCTTTATCGGTTTGTCGTAAGTCTAAAGTTGAAGAAGATCCTAAGAAAACTAGCCTGTTGTTTGCGTTCTATTTCCACCACGCGGCTCTGTTACCCTCATTTGCGCACGTGTTTTGAGTTTTGGCTTGCAAGTTGTTCGAAGACCTCTGAAACCTATTAAGATTTACAGAACAACGGAAACTAAAGCCGTTCATACGGAAAAGTGATTCTTAGCACTATACTACAAGCAACGGTGTCCGAATCCGATAACTAGGTTTTGATGTTTGCGTACGTGAGAGAATTGATAACCAGTGACCGAGAACTAGAGCTGGGATAACTGATCGATAGCGAAGTTGTCCATTTGGTGTaccaaagttttaattttgtgagaaattatttttcatgttgtgatttttgtattttttttttcctccaatTGGCGCCGTTTTCCTGTCTTATACTTTTTTCCTACCTTGCTTTGCTGGTATAATGAATATTACTCAATGGTCTTGTAATCCGTCGGATCCCAAATTATCACCCTATTAAAAGTTAAATCCATCCCGCGGTATGTTGGGATTTTGGTTGAACTGGAACGCGTTCTCGTCCGCCGCCGGTCTCAGCTCGTCAAGCACAGCGTCTTCATTCTGAAAGGATTCgaggaaaaaatattagaaaaccTGGCATATACTTGCTTGCTCTAATCTTAACTTACCTCATCAGAGAAGAACTGCTCGATAATATCGTACGCTAGtttgtaaatttcaatattctcatgattttgtaaaatttcaatcttgGATACGCCATCACATTCCTCGATCATGTTGGCAATTTCTTCCGTGTGCGGTCCGGCCATTTTAAGCATATTGTTGATACCATCCAGGATAACCTAAGCGATAGGAACATAATCAAATTGTATTTAAACGATCAACATATTCCCTCAGTGTTACTTACGTTGATAACTTGAGTATCCTTACAGGTGAGCAGATTGCAGAACGGCGGAATGGCACCGTCCTTGATGAGCTGTCCAACCTGTTCCCGATTGCCGCTGATAGTAAGGTTGCTGATCGCCCAGGCCGCCTCTTTCTGGGTCTGGAATTCACCTTTGTTGAGGTTCTCGATAATGTTTGGGAGCAAACCGGCGTCTATAACGGCTTGCACCTGTTTTTGGTTTCCGGCAGTTATATTTGAAAGAAACCAAACCGCTTCCTTGCGGATCTTGTCTTTTCCATGGCTTAACAGTGCGGGGAAGTGCGACAATGCGTCACAGTTGAGCACGACCTGCAATTgccaatcaaaaaaaaaaaaaagattgaataccaattaaattattttctttctgAAACCCATTAAAAGGTACAAACCTGAGTTTGTTCATCGGAACCTGTGACAATGTTTCCAACGGCACGAAGTGCCGCAGTCTGAACTTTGACTTCAACGTGCGATAGAAGCGGGATCAATTTCGGTACGACTCCACTGTCGATGACCAGCTGAATCTGTTCATTGCCTCCATCGGTGAGATAACTGAGTGCCCAAACGGTGTCTACTAGTATGTTAATGTCAGTATGATGGATCAACATGTTCAAAGCCGGAAGAATCTCCAAGATGGTGTCGACCGGTGGTGGAGGATCCTTGTTCCGGCACAGATTTACAATAACCCAGGTTACATTGCGCAGGAAGTTGATTGGTATTTCCGGTTTTATAAACGACAACAGGGGCTGAACAACACCGAGCTTGATAACGTAATCCCGCAGACATGGGCCATCACCGATGATGTTACCGAGAGCCCAAACGGCCTGTTCGCACACATTGGCAGCGGGTGATCCGAGCAGACGCAGGAAGAGCGGAACGGCACCAGCACGCACAACTTGATTCGTTTGCTGGGAAGTACCCGAAGCAATATTGGTCAATGCCCAGGCGGCTTCGAACTGCAACAATTGGTTGTCGTCTCTCTGCAGACAGTTTACCAAGATGGGCAAAATTCCACTCTGTATCAAAGCATCGATGGGCGGGTTGCGGTCCGACGAAAGCAGACGACGGGCTGCCTGAACTGCTGTGAGCTGTTCCTTCTTGTCGGCGCTGTTGCCTGCCTTTTCGACTAGTTTGCTCAGATTTGCCGGCGAAGTGTAGTCATCCTCATCTGTCGATTCAGCCGTTGTCACTGGAACGTTTCGCCGTTTCAAAATCGTCTCTTCACGCTTGTTTTTGCGAAGTTCTACCGTCACTTCATTGCGACGCCTTCGCATTTCCTGCATAATACAAGACAAGCAATAGTAGATTATAATCATAATTATGTTACtgctggtaaaattttaaatttaaattattgttgCACAGCATATCACACGAACAACAATCTAGCCACAATTTTTCCAGGTATTATTAGTTAGAGTTGAAGTTTAACTTGAGTTTATGCTTGCTATCAACTTCCAATGGCATAATGATTGCGTTTTTAGTTGATTTGTGAAACCAACATtgcacaaaaaaaaccaaaatacgATGC containing:
- the LOC129760693 gene encoding importin subunit alpha-3 — encoded protein: MASIDSQMKNRMQGFKNKGKDQEEMRRRRNEVTVELRKNKREETILKRRNVPVTTAESTDEDDYTSPANLSKLVEKAGNSADKKEQLTAVQAARRLLSSDRNPPIDALIQSGILPILVNCLQRDDNQLLQFEAAWALTNIASGTSQQTNQVVRAGAVPLFLRLLGSPAANVCEQAVWALGNIIGDGPCLRDYVIKLGVVQPLLSFIKPEIPINFLRNVTWVIVNLCRNKDPPPPVDTILEILPALNMLIHHTDINILVDTVWALSYLTDGGNEQIQLVIDSGVVPKLIPLLSHVEVKVQTAALRAVGNIVTGSDEQTQVVLNCDALSHFPALLSHGKDKIRKEAVWFLSNITAGNQKQVQAVIDAGLLPNIIENLNKGEFQTQKEAAWAISNLTISGNREQVGQLIKDGAIPPFCNLLTCKDTQVINVILDGINNMLKMAGPHTEEIANMIEECDGVSKIEILQNHENIEIYKLAYDIIEQFFSDENEDAVLDELRPAADENAFQFNQNPNIPRDGFNF